A portion of the Geobacter sp. genome contains these proteins:
- a CDS encoding diguanylate cyclase, producing the protein MVEKQRQLETHIQDLTDLIGVARTVVSTLEIDQVLQTVLENARSFTGMPAGMLAVYNESSDRMILHVHTGLSSDVVRQECWPLQGKGDRLTQEAMSDFSIRYRSDITCTSEAVDDILRREGIRAVVCVPLAAHNKPVGILYLYDTKERQFKDRQLDLLALLASFAAMAIDNASLHSRTKLMALTDALTGLYNNRYFMQVFPHELIRARRYMKPLSLVMIDVDNFKKLNDTYGHPKGDQVLAAVGNILAGSLRAADFSFRYGGEEFTVVLPETRLEGAFMVAENLREKISKGVTPLLGRSAVQTVSVSLGVASYPSDGTTTDQILAHADHCLYQAKRQGKDRVHWESPLSAAGCLSPSA; encoded by the coding sequence ATGGTAGAAAAGCAGCGACAGCTCGAAACCCATATTCAGGATCTCACCGACCTCATCGGCGTTGCCCGCACTGTCGTTTCCACCCTGGAAATCGACCAGGTTCTCCAGACAGTGCTGGAGAATGCCCGCAGCTTCACGGGAATGCCGGCCGGCATGCTGGCGGTCTACAACGAAAGCAGCGACCGGATGATCCTTCATGTTCACACCGGTTTGTCGAGCGACGTGGTCCGCCAGGAATGCTGGCCACTGCAGGGAAAGGGGGACCGGCTCACCCAGGAAGCGATGTCCGATTTCAGCATCCGTTACCGCAGTGACATAACCTGCACCAGCGAAGCGGTCGACGACATCCTCCGCCGGGAAGGGATCCGGGCCGTTGTCTGCGTCCCGCTGGCAGCCCATAACAAACCGGTCGGGATTCTGTACCTCTACGACACTAAGGAGCGCCAGTTCAAGGATCGGCAGCTTGACCTTCTTGCACTCCTCGCCTCCTTTGCCGCCATGGCCATCGACAATGCGAGCCTCCACAGCCGGACTAAGCTGATGGCCCTCACCGACGCCCTGACCGGGCTGTACAACAACCGCTACTTCATGCAGGTCTTTCCCCATGAACTGATCCGTGCCCGTCGCTACATGAAGCCACTCTCCCTCGTCATGATCGATGTGGACAACTTCAAAAAACTCAACGACACCTACGGGCACCCCAAGGGCGACCAGGTTCTGGCAGCGGTAGGCAATATCCTGGCCGGTTCCCTGCGCGCCGCCGACTTCTCGTTTCGCTACGGCGGCGAAGAATTTACCGTCGTTCTCCCGGAAACCCGACTGGAAGGGGCCTTCATGGTGGCTGAGAACCTGCGCGAAAAGATCAGTAAGGGAGTAACACCGCTCCTCGGCAGAAGCGCTGTACAGACGGTCAGCGTAAGCCTCGGTGTTGCCAGCTACCCTAGCGACGGCACCACCACCGACCAGATTCTTGCCCATGCCGACCATTGCCTCTACCAGGCCAAACGGCAAGGCAAAGACCGCGTCCACTGGGAAAGCCCCCTGTCCGCCGCAGGATGCCTATCCCCATCCGCCTGA